The following proteins are encoded in a genomic region of Catharus ustulatus isolate bCatUst1 chromosome 4, bCatUst1.pri.v2, whole genome shotgun sequence:
- the KCTD17 gene encoding BTB/POZ domain-containing protein KCTD17 isoform X1 has translation MRMEGREEMQGAVGLRCTWDIPPPAGTQAKWVRLNVGGTVFLTTRQTLCREQKSFLCRLCQGEELQSDRDETGAYLIDRDPTYFGPILNFLRHGKLVLDKDMAEEGILEEAEFYNIGPLIRIIKDRMEEKDYTVTQVPPKHVYRVLQCQEEELTQMVSTMSDGWRFEQLVNIGSSYNYGNEDQTEFLCVVSKELYNSPSGLSSEPSQKAKNTEEDLEEEEQEVEEEAEAEAEAEAEEKDCPSIRDCAKLSSCASCGPSLLLPSVSIPALSSTSHIAPLASLQHLSLCSLCPPGLRVVSAQGPVSLCSSLFLLCRYVTCLHSQLLPA, from the exons atgaggatggagggcagggaggagatgcAGGGCGCCGTGGGGCTACGCTGCACCTGGGACATCCCGCCACCCGCTGGCACCCAGGCCAAGTGGGTGAGGCTCAATGTGGGGGGCACCGTTTTCCTCACCACCAGACAGACCCTGTGTCGGGAGCAGAAATCTTTCCTGTGTCGCTTGTGCCAGGGCGAGGAGCTGCAGTCGGACCGG GATGAAACTGGTGCATACCTAATAGATCGGGACCCCACTTACTTTGGACCGATTCTAAATTTCCTCCGTCATGGAAAGCTGGTCCTGGATAAAGATATGGCTGAAGAGG GGATCCTTGAAGAAGCTGAGTTCTATAACATTGGTCCTTTGATCCGAATAATCAAGGATCGAATGGAGGAGAAAGACTACACAGTAACACAG GTGCCTCCTAAGCATGTCTACCgtgtgctgcagtgccaggaagAGGAGCTCACTCAGATGGTTTCCACTATGTCAGATGGATGGCGCTTTGAGCAG CTTGTGAACATTGGCTCATCCTATAATTATGGGAATGAGGATCAGACAGAATTCCTGTGTGTGGTCTCCAAGGAGTTGTACAACTCCCCCAGTGGCCtgagctctgagcccagccagaAAGCCAAG AACACAGAGGAGGacctggaggaggaagagcaggaggtggaggaggaggcagaggcagaagcagaagcagaagcagaggagaaag actGTCCATCTATTCGGGATTGTGCTAAACTCTCTTCCTGTGCTTCCTGTGgaccctccctcctgctcccttccGTGTCCATCCCAGCACTGTCATCTACCTCCCACATTGCCCCACTCGCCAGCCTCCAGCatctttccctctgctctctttGTCCCCCAGGGCTCAGAGTGGTCTCTGCCCAGGGCCCTgtctctctctgctcctcacttttcctcctctgcaggtATGTTACCTGtctgcactcccagctcctgccagcctga
- the KCTD17 gene encoding BTB/POZ domain-containing protein KCTD17 isoform X2: protein MRMEGREEMQGAVGLRCTWDIPPPAGTQAKWVRLNVGGTVFLTTRQTLCREQKSFLCRLCQGEELQSDRDETGAYLIDRDPTYFGPILNFLRHGKLVLDKDMAEEGILEEAEFYNIGPLIRIIKDRMEEKDYTVTQVPPKHVYRVLQCQEEELTQMVSTMSDGWRFEQLVNIGSSYNYGNEDQTEFLCVVSKELYNSPSGLSSEPSQKAKNTEEDLEEEEQEVEEEAEAEAEAEAEEKDCPSIRDCAKLSSCASCGPSLLLPSVSIPALSSTSHIAPLASLQHLSLCSLCPPGLRVVSAQGPVSLCSSLFLLCSCYKPEI, encoded by the exons atgaggatggagggcagggaggagatgcAGGGCGCCGTGGGGCTACGCTGCACCTGGGACATCCCGCCACCCGCTGGCACCCAGGCCAAGTGGGTGAGGCTCAATGTGGGGGGCACCGTTTTCCTCACCACCAGACAGACCCTGTGTCGGGAGCAGAAATCTTTCCTGTGTCGCTTGTGCCAGGGCGAGGAGCTGCAGTCGGACCGG GATGAAACTGGTGCATACCTAATAGATCGGGACCCCACTTACTTTGGACCGATTCTAAATTTCCTCCGTCATGGAAAGCTGGTCCTGGATAAAGATATGGCTGAAGAGG GGATCCTTGAAGAAGCTGAGTTCTATAACATTGGTCCTTTGATCCGAATAATCAAGGATCGAATGGAGGAGAAAGACTACACAGTAACACAG GTGCCTCCTAAGCATGTCTACCgtgtgctgcagtgccaggaagAGGAGCTCACTCAGATGGTTTCCACTATGTCAGATGGATGGCGCTTTGAGCAG CTTGTGAACATTGGCTCATCCTATAATTATGGGAATGAGGATCAGACAGAATTCCTGTGTGTGGTCTCCAAGGAGTTGTACAACTCCCCCAGTGGCCtgagctctgagcccagccagaAAGCCAAG AACACAGAGGAGGacctggaggaggaagagcaggaggtggaggaggaggcagaggcagaagcagaagcagaagcagaggagaaag actGTCCATCTATTCGGGATTGTGCTAAACTCTCTTCCTGTGCTTCCTGTGgaccctccctcctgctcccttccGTGTCCATCCCAGCACTGTCATCTACCTCCCACATTGCCCCACTCGCCAGCCTCCAGCatctttccctctgctctctttGTCCCCCAGGGCTCAGAGTGGTCTCTGCCCAGGGCCCTgtctctctctgctcctcacttttcctcctctgcag CTGTTACAAGCCAGAGATCTGA
- the TMPRSS6 gene encoding transmembrane protease serine 6: MEAEEQEEDSSSLSNDKSETNSHCCLRYVPLGIAFLVLAGAAATTWYFLDYRPWHLEPSILQFYCGSLQVLNRRYSPDLGHVESRAFWVESAKLQNMLKELIHATELGRFYNSSMVYAFGEGALTFFFWFTLQIPESQQKEATAERVNTVLHQELSTSFNSSGSLSYQREYRVNPDSLVLLESSVKDIVVLKSTLGCYRYNYVQEDDILRLEGPDYLASSCLWHLHGLKGYMIKLRLEWTLPDCRDRLAMYDAAGPLEKHLITSIYGCSRQESIVEILSSGPVMSIVWKKAMYSYYDPFILSAQAVPLEACEVNITLQESLELQGKIGTPHYPSYYSPNTQCTWHMTVPSLDYGVALWFDAYALSRQKHDLPCTQGQWIIQNRRLCGLRTLQAYAERIPVTSSADITITFTSQISLTGPGVQAAYSLYKQSDPCPGEFLCLVNGLCVPACDGIKDCPNGLDERNCVCPGKFQCREDSTCIEFSRICNQQLDCVNGSDEEHCSGEVPCGPFTYRCEDGTCVKKPNPLCDTTPDCKDLSDENHCDCGMQAPLSRIVGGMNSVEGEWPWQASLQVRGSHICGGTLIADRWVVSAAHCFQDERLASPSIWTVYLGKYLQNATGHTEVSFKVIHLFLHPYYEEDSHDYDVALLQLDHPVIISPLIQPICLPAPSHIFEPGLHCWITGWGALKEGGHISNVLQKVDVQLIQQNICSEAYHYMITPRMLCAGYYQGKKDACQGDSGGPLACKEPSGRWFLAGLVSWGMGCARANHYGVYTRITQVLGWMNQTMS; encoded by the exons ATGGAGGCCGAGGAACAGGAGGAAGACTCCAGCTCCCTCTCAAATGACAAATCAGAGACTAACTCCCATTGCTGCCTCCGCTATGTGCCCCTCGGGATAGCCTTTCTtgtgctggctggagctgctgcaacAACCTGGTACTTCCTAG ACTACAGACCTTGGCACCTGGAGCCATCCATCCTGCAGTTTTACTGTGGCAGCCTCCAGGTGCTCAACCGCCGGTACTCGCCGGACCTCGGGCACGTGGAGTCCAGAGCCTTCTGGGTGGAGTCAGCTAAGCTCCAGAACATG ctgaaggagctgattCATGCCACAGAGCTGGGTCGGTTCTACAACTCGAGCATGGTGTATGCCTTTGG GGAGGGAGCTCTGACCTTCTTCTTCTGGTTCACCCTCCAAATCCCTGAGAGTCAGCAGAAGGAGGCAACTGCTGAGAGGGTAAACACAGTGCTCCACCAAGAACTCTCCACCAGCTTCAATAGCTCGGGCAGCCTGTCCTACCAAAGAGAGTACAGGGTCAACCCAGACTCTCTGGTTCTCCTGG AATCCAGTGTGAAAGACATAGTAGTGCTGAAATCCACTCTGG GTTGCTACAGGTACAACTACGTTCAGGAGGATGACATTCTAAGGCTGGAGGGCCCTGACTACCTGGCCTCCAGCTGTCTTTGGCACCTCCATGGCCTCAAGGGCTACATGATCAAGCTGCGCCTGGAGTGGACTCTGCCCGACTGCAGGGACCGCCTGGCAATGTACGATGCAGCCGGGCCCCTGGAGAAACACCTCATCACCTC GATCTACGGCTGCAGCCGGCAGGAGTCCATTGTGGAAATCCTTTCATCTGGCCCTGTCATGTCCATTGTGTGGAAGAAAGCCATGTACAGCTACTACGACCCCTTCATCCTCTCCGCACAGGCAGTGCCCCTCGAAG CTTGTGAAGTGAACATAACTCTGCaggagagcctggagctgcaggggaagatCGGCACCCCACACTACCCCAGCTACTACTCGCCCAACACGCAGTGCACCTGGCACATGACG GTCCCATCCCTCGACTATGGGGTCGCCCTCTGGTTTGATGCCTACGCACTCAGCAGACAGAAGCACGACCTGCCCTGTACCCAAGGCCAGTGGATAATTCAGAACAGAAG GTTGTGTGGCCTGCGGACCCTGCAAGCCTATGCTGAGAGGATCCCAGTCACATCTTCTGCTGACATCACCATCACCTTCACCTCGCAGATCTCCTTAACTGGCCCTGGCGTGCAGGCAGCTTACAGCCTGTACAAGCAATCTGACC cctgtcctggggaGTTTCTCTGTTTGGTGAACGGTTTGTGTGTCCCAGCCTGTGACGGGATCAAAGACTGCCCCAATGGGCTGGATGAGAGAAACTGTG TGTGCCCTGGGAAGTTCCAGTGCCGTGAGGACAGCACTTGCATCGAGTTCAGCAGGATTTGCAACCAGCAGTTGGACTGTGTCAACGGGAGTGATGAGGAGCACTGCAGTGGAG AAGTCCCCTGCGGTCCCTTCACCTACCGCTGTGAAGACGGGACCTGTGTGAAGAAACCCAACCCTCTGTGTGACACCACTCCAGACTGCAAGGACCTGTCTGATGAGAATCACTGTG ACTGTGGGATGCAAGCCCCTCTCAGCAGGATAGTGGGTGGTATGAATTCTGTGGAAGGGGAATGGCCATGGCAAGCCAGCCTTCAAGTTCGGGGCAGCCACATTTGTGGGGGAACACTGATTGCTGACCGCTGGGTGGTCTCAGCTGCGCACTGCTTCCAGGATGAGAG GCTGGCCTCCCCCTCCATCTGGACGGTTTACTTGGGCAAATACTTGCAAAATGCTACTGGCCATACAGAGGTGTCCTTCAAGGTTATCCATCTCTTCCTCCACCCTTACTACGAGGAGGACAGCCATGATTATGATgtggccctgctccagctggatcATCCTGTGATCATCTCACCCTTAATCCAGCCCATCTGCTTGCCTGCTCCTTCTCACATCTTTGAGCCTGGCCTTCATTGCTGGATTACTGGCTGGGGGGCCCTCAAGGAAGGCG GGCACATCAGCAATGTTCTGCAGAAGGTGGATGTGCAGCTCATCCAGCAGAACATCTGCAGTGAGGCTTATCACTACATGATTACTCCCAGGATGTTGTGTGCTGGGTACTACCAGGGCAAGAAGGATGCTTGCCAG gGTGATTCTGGAGGTCCACTGGCCTGCAAAGAACCCAGTGGCAGATGGTTTCTGGCTGGTTTGGTCAGCTGGGGAATGGGATGCGCACGTGCAAATCACTATGGAGTATACACCAGGATCACTCAAGTGCTGGGCTGGATGAACCAAACCATGAGCTGA
- the KCTD17 gene encoding BTB/POZ domain-containing protein KCTD17 isoform X3, with the protein MRMEGREEMQGAVGLRCTWDIPPPAGTQAKWVRLNVGGTVFLTTRQTLCREQKSFLCRLCQGEELQSDRDETGAYLIDRDPTYFGPILNFLRHGKLVLDKDMAEEGILEEAEFYNIGPLIRIIKDRMEEKDYTVTQVPPKHVYRVLQCQEEELTQMVSTMSDGWRFEQLVNIGSSYNYGNEDQTEFLCVVSKELYNSPSGLSSEPSQKAKGSEWSLPRALSLSAPHFSSSAAVTSQRSEDLNTPLQPFNFLFISLFLYCGVWQPVVPR; encoded by the exons atgaggatggagggcagggaggagatgcAGGGCGCCGTGGGGCTACGCTGCACCTGGGACATCCCGCCACCCGCTGGCACCCAGGCCAAGTGGGTGAGGCTCAATGTGGGGGGCACCGTTTTCCTCACCACCAGACAGACCCTGTGTCGGGAGCAGAAATCTTTCCTGTGTCGCTTGTGCCAGGGCGAGGAGCTGCAGTCGGACCGG GATGAAACTGGTGCATACCTAATAGATCGGGACCCCACTTACTTTGGACCGATTCTAAATTTCCTCCGTCATGGAAAGCTGGTCCTGGATAAAGATATGGCTGAAGAGG GGATCCTTGAAGAAGCTGAGTTCTATAACATTGGTCCTTTGATCCGAATAATCAAGGATCGAATGGAGGAGAAAGACTACACAGTAACACAG GTGCCTCCTAAGCATGTCTACCgtgtgctgcagtgccaggaagAGGAGCTCACTCAGATGGTTTCCACTATGTCAGATGGATGGCGCTTTGAGCAG CTTGTGAACATTGGCTCATCCTATAATTATGGGAATGAGGATCAGACAGAATTCCTGTGTGTGGTCTCCAAGGAGTTGTACAACTCCCCCAGTGGCCtgagctctgagcccagccagaAAGCCAAG GGCTCAGAGTGGTCTCTGCCCAGGGCCCTgtctctctctgctcctcacttttcctcctctgcag CTGTTACAAGCCAGAGATCTGAAGATCTGAACACTCCACTCCAgccttttaatttcttgtttatatctttatttttgtaCTGCGGTGTATGGCAGCCCGTTGTCCCACGGTGA
- the KCTD17 gene encoding BTB/POZ domain-containing protein KCTD17 isoform X5 has translation MRMEGREEMQGAVGLRCTWDIPPPAGTQAKWVRLNVGGTVFLTTRQTLCREQKSFLCRLCQGEELQSDRDETGAYLIDRDPTYFGPILNFLRHGKLVLDKDMAEEGILEEAEFYNIGPLIRIIKDRMEEKDYTVTQVPPKHVYRVLQCQEEELTQMVSTMSDGWRFEQLVNIGSSYNYGNEDQTEFLCVVSKELYNSPSGLSSEPSQKAKNTEEDLEEEEQEVEEEAEAEAEAEAEEKGAAIP, from the exons atgaggatggagggcagggaggagatgcAGGGCGCCGTGGGGCTACGCTGCACCTGGGACATCCCGCCACCCGCTGGCACCCAGGCCAAGTGGGTGAGGCTCAATGTGGGGGGCACCGTTTTCCTCACCACCAGACAGACCCTGTGTCGGGAGCAGAAATCTTTCCTGTGTCGCTTGTGCCAGGGCGAGGAGCTGCAGTCGGACCGG GATGAAACTGGTGCATACCTAATAGATCGGGACCCCACTTACTTTGGACCGATTCTAAATTTCCTCCGTCATGGAAAGCTGGTCCTGGATAAAGATATGGCTGAAGAGG GGATCCTTGAAGAAGCTGAGTTCTATAACATTGGTCCTTTGATCCGAATAATCAAGGATCGAATGGAGGAGAAAGACTACACAGTAACACAG GTGCCTCCTAAGCATGTCTACCgtgtgctgcagtgccaggaagAGGAGCTCACTCAGATGGTTTCCACTATGTCAGATGGATGGCGCTTTGAGCAG CTTGTGAACATTGGCTCATCCTATAATTATGGGAATGAGGATCAGACAGAATTCCTGTGTGTGGTCTCCAAGGAGTTGTACAACTCCCCCAGTGGCCtgagctctgagcccagccagaAAGCCAAG AACACAGAGGAGGacctggaggaggaagagcaggaggtggaggaggaggcagaggcagaagcagaagcagaagcagaggagaaaggtgCAGCAATTCCCTGa
- the KCTD17 gene encoding BTB/POZ domain-containing protein KCTD17 isoform X4 gives MRMEGREEMQGAVGLRCTWDIPPPAGTQAKWVRLNVGGTVFLTTRQTLCREQKSFLCRLCQGEELQSDRDETGAYLIDRDPTYFGPILNFLRHGKLVLDKDMAEEGILEEAEFYNIGPLIRIIKDRMEEKDYTVTQVPPKHVYRVLQCQEEELTQMVSTMSDGWRFEQLVNIGSSYNYGNEDQTEFLCVVSKELYNSPSGLSSEPSQKAKGSEWSLPRALSLSAPHFSSSAGMLPVCTPSSCQPELCMSDSLPSCGCYKPEI, from the exons atgaggatggagggcagggaggagatgcAGGGCGCCGTGGGGCTACGCTGCACCTGGGACATCCCGCCACCCGCTGGCACCCAGGCCAAGTGGGTGAGGCTCAATGTGGGGGGCACCGTTTTCCTCACCACCAGACAGACCCTGTGTCGGGAGCAGAAATCTTTCCTGTGTCGCTTGTGCCAGGGCGAGGAGCTGCAGTCGGACCGG GATGAAACTGGTGCATACCTAATAGATCGGGACCCCACTTACTTTGGACCGATTCTAAATTTCCTCCGTCATGGAAAGCTGGTCCTGGATAAAGATATGGCTGAAGAGG GGATCCTTGAAGAAGCTGAGTTCTATAACATTGGTCCTTTGATCCGAATAATCAAGGATCGAATGGAGGAGAAAGACTACACAGTAACACAG GTGCCTCCTAAGCATGTCTACCgtgtgctgcagtgccaggaagAGGAGCTCACTCAGATGGTTTCCACTATGTCAGATGGATGGCGCTTTGAGCAG CTTGTGAACATTGGCTCATCCTATAATTATGGGAATGAGGATCAGACAGAATTCCTGTGTGTGGTCTCCAAGGAGTTGTACAACTCCCCCAGTGGCCtgagctctgagcccagccagaAAGCCAAG GGCTCAGAGTGGTCTCTGCCCAGGGCCCTgtctctctctgctcctcacttttcctcctctgcaggtATGTTACCTGtctgcactcccagctcctgccagcctgagCTCTGCATGAGTGACTCACTTCCCTCTTGTGG CTGTTACAAGCCAGAGATCTGA